The Maridesulfovibrio hydrothermalis AM13 = DSM 14728 DNA window TTTCTTGAACGAAGGGTGGGGAGCGATGTGCCGCGCTCAGCTGTCATGCGCTGGATTCGAAAAGGTGATGTGCGGGTTGATAAAGGCCGGCGCAAGCCCTTTGATATTGTCAAAGAGGGGCAGATGGTGAGGATTCCTCCTCATCAGACCGAAGCAACTGTTAAAACCGACCTTTCGCCTCTTGAAATAATATATGAAGATGATGATTATCTGGCGGTGAACAAGCCTGCCGGACTGCCCTCTCAGGGCGGCACGGGCCATAACGACAGTGTGGCTGACCGTCTTCTTTCCATGTACGCAGCGGCTCCATTCAAGCCCGCTCCGGCTCATCGTCTTGATCGGGACACTTCCGGGGTTTTGCTGGCCGGTAAAAGTTATCAGGGACAGAAAAACCTCTCTGATATGTTTGCGGGCGGGCAGGGTGGTAAATATTACCTGACCATTGTCCGCAGTGAATGGACCGGAGACAGGTGGGAGGATTTATACGATTTTATGGAAAAGTCCGCTGTAAAGGGGCATGAAAAAATGATCGTCGGGACAGGCAGGAAAGCACATTCTTCGGTTTTTCCTTTGCAAATTACAAAAGAAAGAAGCCTTTTGCTGGTAAAGCTGCATACCGGGCGGACTCATCAGATCAGAGTTCAGCTTTCTTCGCGCGGTGCGCCAATTTCAGGTGATTCTAAGTATGGCGGCGGTAAAGGGAAGATGAAGCTGCACTGCTGGCGTATAGAGACTCCTTGGTTCACCGCTGAATGTTATCCAAAATGGAACATAGAGATACCTGACAATCTGAGAGTTATTATAGAATAATCCTGCGTAAAAAAAGGTCAGGATATGCTGAATAATGGAGAGTCGAATTCAAGGGTGAACGGGCTTTTCATGATGAGCAGTTAATTAACTGAAAGTAAGTAGAAAATCCCCTGCAACAGTACTGTTGCAGGGGATTTTCTTTAGTACAAGCTAAGCCTGAGAAGTTATTTCTTGGCGGCTTTCTTTTTTTTGGGCGGCTTGAGTTTGCCGACCTGCTCAATCATATCACGCTGCGCAGAAGGAGCGCGATGTACGGGTTTCATGTACAGACTTTGAGTCGGACATTCGTCCACACAGATTGAGCAATATACGCATGCGAAGGGATCACATATCCAGGTGCCGGTTCCGCTGTCCTTGTCTTTGGTAACGGTGATGCACTGAGAAGGACATTTGATTTCACATTTTTTGCAGAAGATGCACTCATCAATATTATTGAACAGTTCACCTCTGTAACGCTCATAAGGCTCACGTACTTCCACAGGATACATACGAGTCGAGCTTTTTGAGAAGAGGTTCTTAAGTACAGTCGGAGTCATGAAAAGCATGTCTCGGCCTCCTAGCGTTCCGTGCAGCTGATGCACGGGTCGATTGACAGAATGATAACCGGAACGTCAGCAAGTTCGCAATTAGGCAGCATTGCCATAAGAGGCGGAACGTTCGCAAACGTCGGGGTTCTGATACGCACCCTGTCAAGGTACTTTTTGCCACTACCTTTAATGTAGTAGAGGCATTCGCCGCGGGGCTGTTCCACGCGGGTAATAACTTCGCCTTCGGGGTTGCCTTTAACCTTAACTGCAATATCGCCCTGAGGCATGCCGGCGATAGCCTGACGTACCAGTTCAACGGACTGCAAGGTTTCTCTGAATCTTACTTTGGAGCGTGCGTAGCAGTCTCCGGAAGTTTCAACAATCGGCTCGAAGTCGATATTTTTAAATGCAGCATACTTGAGAAGACGCATGTCGGAAGCGACGCCGCTACCGCGGAGAGTCGGGCCGGCTGCGCCAAGATCGTAAGCCTGTTCTTTGGTAAGAACGCCTACGCCTTTTGTACGCGAGCAGACAGTGTAGTCTTCAAGAATGGTGTTTTGAATTGCCTGAATTTCTTTTTCCGCAGTGTTAACTTCGGAAATAATCCAGGAGCACATTTCGGGGGTGAGATCCTGACGGACACCACCGACAACGTTTACAGATGTGATAACGCGGCTACCGGTAGTAGCTTCGTTGATATCCATAATGCGTTCACGAATACGCCAGAACTGCATGAATAGACTTTCAAAGCCGAAAGCATCGGCAAAGAGTCCAAGCCAGAGCAGATGGCTGTGCATACGATGCAGTTCAGACCAAATAGTACGGAGGTATTCAGCTCTTTCAGGAACCTCTACTCCCATTATTTCTTCAAGCCCCTGACAGTAGCAAAGGGAGTGAATGTTGGAGCAGATACCGCACACACGTTCTACGATCTGGATCATTTGGTTATAATCGCGGATCTCAGCGAGTTTTTCCAACCCTCTGTGAACGTATCCAAGTGCGGGAATGGCCTCCCGTACGATCTCGTCTTCCACGACAAGCTTCACGTGCAGCGGTTCCGGAAGAACCGGATGCTGCGGACCGAAAGGTATGATGGTACGTGCCATAATTTACCCTATAGTTGTTATCGTCTTGGTTTAATTCGGGAAGACGAGTTATTTTTTAGCAGTCATCGCCTTAGTGTTATTGCACATGGGGATGATTGTTATTTCATCATCAAGGTACAGCTTACGGCCGAAATCGAGTGCCAGACCTTCGAACACGAGTCCGAACTGGTCCTGAAGTTCGTTTTCAACGAGCAAAGCCGCAAAGTATACGCCGCTGCATGAAGGGATAGGTGTATCCATTGCTGCGGTGAGACGTAAATTGACGATTACTTCATCCTTGTCGAAGTGATAAAGAATATCCACATTTCCATCACCGATATCAGTGCAGGAATAGGTGACGAAACGCTGTCCGTCATTCTTCATCTTGGTTACTTCTCCGACCAGGGTATCCAGGGTGACTTCTTTAATATTTTCAATCACGTTTTTATCCCTCGTAATGTTTAGCCTTTAAGGCCTTCAAACTTGGCAAGGGCAGTGACCACACCGTCGATGATTGCTTCGGGTTTCGCAGGGCAACCGGGGACATATACGTCCACAGGGATTACCTTGTCGATTCCGCCGAGTACATTGTAGCACTCACGGAAAACACCGCCGGACAGGCCGCATGCGCCGATAGCGATCACGCCTTTAGGATCAGGCATCTGATCATAAATGTTGCGCAATACTTTGGCGTTACGGGGGTTCACTGTTCCGGTTACCAAGAGGACGTCAGCATGTTTGGGGTTACCCACATTGACAATACCGAAACGCTCAATGTCGTACATCGGTGTCAGGCATGCCAGAACTTCGATGTCGCAGCCGTTACAACTTCCGCAGTCAAAATGCATGATCCACGGAGATTTGGCGCGTGAATTTTCAATGAATTTCTTGAACATATGCTTAACCTGCGTACAGCCAGATGAGGTTAACGAAAGACATGGCCAGACCGATGCTCCAGACGTACTTCAGCATCCAGCGCCAGGTCATGCGAGCCATTGTGTTATCGATAAGCAGCTCTGCAAAGTAAGTGGATGCGAGCAGGAGTACGACACCTACGAGGCTTGTGTGCCAGAAAAGGGCACAGATACCAAGAATAAACACAGTCTCATACCAGTGGGCGATTTCGATAATCCCGAGGTAGGGACCGGAGAACTCAGTGAGAACCCCTTTGACAATTTCCTGATGCGCGTGATGCGAAGTGGAGAAGTCAAAAGGAGATTTTCTCAGTTTAATAGTCAGAGCGTAACCAAGTACTATGAACATAAGGGGCAGCTGGATAAGCAGCGGCTTGTCATAAGCAAGGATTTCATCAATTCTGAAGCTTCCGGTAACCATGTAAATGGAAGCGAAAACCAGAATGATAAGCGGCTCATATGTCAGAACCTGAATAAGTTCGCGTTGTGCACCAACCTGACTGAACGGGGACGGACTGGCAAGACCGCCCATTACCAGAAAGACTGCGCCGATTGCCTGAACAAAGAAGATCAGAAGCAGGTCGGACTGAGCAAAGAGAAGACCGACAGAGAGTGCTGCTGCAATAAGGTAAACCCATGCACAGAAAACCTGCCAGAAGTTGTTAATAACTTTTACTTTACCAAACAGTTTGGCAACATCGTAGAATGGCTGGAGAATCGGAGGACCGAAACGGGATTGCAGGCGCGCTGTTATGCGTCTGTCAACACCGGAGATCAGGCCGCCGAGAACCGGAGCTATAACGATGCCTAGAATTAAGAGAATTATCGTTTCCATTAGAGAGCCCCTCCCAGCATTAGCACGATGAGAGCCAGAGCAGCAAAGTTAACCCAGAGAGTAAGTTTTTCTTCGCCGAAAAACTCTTTCATGTAGTAGTTGCTGGCCTTGAGATCCACCGGAACGTTCATAGGGCCGATGAAAGCCTGAACATTAGGTTCTTTCACGTTGGCACCGCACATGTAGCTCTGAGAATTCTGAACATTTACAGACTTCTTAGTTTCAATCCATGAGTAGATGAACGCAGCAGCAAGTATCATGAAGATGGGATAGACTGCGAATACGCCAACGGGTGATGAGAACACACCTGCTGTGATTTCGTAGGTCTTTCCTACCATAGGTTCAATAAGTTTGGTGTAGATGCCCGGTGAGAACAGGGACAGGACTACTGCGATGCCGGCAAGGGCGGTCAGAGAAAGTCTTGTCAGAATAGACTGTGATTCAGCGGGAACCTTTTCACGAAGAGGTGCAGTCAGCAGGATCCCTGCCCAGCGGGCCCAGAATACCAGTGATAAAGCACTTCCGAGTGCAAGCATAGTGATCACGAACATGTCGCCGGAAGCGGACTCAATAGCCATCCACTTACCAAGCAGAACGCCGAAGGGAGGCAGCAGCATAGTCAGAACACCGACGATGGTGATAATCGCTGTGCGGGGCATCTTAAGATAGAGGCCGTGCATGTCTTCGAGGTCGCGACTGCCGATGCCGTGCTCGATTGTGCCGACGCACAGGAAGAGCAGAGCCTTGGAAGCAGCATGGAAGATAATCAAAATGATGGCAGCTGTTATGGACCATGCAGTGTTAATACCGGCACAACAGATAATCAGACCGAGATTGCTGATCGTGGAGTATGCAAGAATTTTCTTACCGTTACTCTGACTGATAGCAATGGCGGCGCAGGCAAGGAATGTGAAAGCACCGCAAAGCGCAATTCCCTGACTGAGGAATGTTCCCGCGTAGGCAGGTGCAAGTCTCAGTACGATGTATACGCCAGCCTTGACCATTGTACTGGAGTGCAGCAGTGCAGATACCGGAGTAGGTGCAACCATTGCTCCAAGCAGCCAGCTCTGAAAAGGAAGCTGAGCAGCTTTGGTGAAACCGGCAAGACAGAGCAGGCCGAGGGGAATCAGCATTGCGCCGCCCATGGAACCGGACTGGATGATGACCTGAAGGTCAAGGGAGCCGGTTTCAGCGTAGGCCCAGATCATACCGAAGACGAAACAGACCCCGCCGAGAGCGTTCATCCACAATGCGCGGGTAGCGTTCTTGACGGCGATTTCAGTCTGATCATGCCCGATGAGCATGAAAGAACAGAAAGTTGTCACTTCGAAGAAGAAGTAGAGCCAGAGAATGTTGTTGGAAAGCACCAGACCGTTCATTGCTCCGAGGAACAGAACGAGGAAAAAGAAGAACTGCGGTTGGCGGGACTTCACAAGGTGCAGGTGCTCTTCATGTTCTTTCATATAAGGGATCGCGAAGAAACAGATCAGCGAACCGATTACAGAAATTACCGCAACCATGATAAGGGAAAGGCTGTCTGCAAAAATAGCAGGAACCTCAGCCGCATGGTCGACGATGAACAGTTCAAACGCAGCCAGTGGAATGATCTGGAGTATGACAAATACTTTGATCAACTGGTTTTTGAGTTTGAATGCGTAATAAAGCATTACGAAAAGCAGGGCAAAATCCGCCAGAGTAACGAGGGAATCCCAGCTGATTCCAAGGATCGTACCCGGAGAATAAGTAAATGACCCCTGACCGAGAAGGGCAAGGGATACTGCTGCTAAACATGCTCCTGTACAAAGAACGATCAGAGACCTGATCGCACTTACACGCAGGAAATAGCAGCCGATAGCAGCCACCAAGGGCAACAAGATGGCTAGAACTAGCATCATGGGCAACATACGGACCTCACTGTAACGCGATGTTGTGCCAGACTTAGAAAAAAATACCTCAGCCGTGTTAACTTTTTGGAATTTGTGTAACACTTGAAAATGTTTCACAATTACCACGAAAAGCGTAGAAATTTGTCTTCAATAATGGGAGAAAAGTCAATAGCTAATTGAGGTAAAGTGTCTTTTAATACCTATAGAAAAAACTGATATATGAGTTTTATTTTGTGAAAAAGATCACTCACTCTTCGGTGTTAGTGGTTAAATCTATTGTTAATCGCGGTTTTTCGGGATAAAAAGCTATTATTATGATCAGTAGAGTAAATGGTATGAAGCAAATCTGGCCGGTTTTATTTTTAATCTGCCTTTTATTTTTTATTTCCGGTTGCGGAAAAAAAACGGTCAGTATTCCTCACAGCAGGTATGCGCAGAATGAATCGGGGACCGATGTGGCCCGCTCAGTCGTGCGCAGTGCTCGGGCGCAAATCGGAAAGCCGTACCGGTGGGGCGGGGCTTCGCCGGATGAAGGTTTTGATTGCTCCGGGCTTGTCTGGTGGGTGTACCGTAGGCATGGATTCAACCTGCCGCGTGTATCGTGGCAGCAGCTTGGATTTGGAAGATCTGTCCATAGAAGCCGGATGCAGGCTGGAGATATTGTCTTTTTCAGAATTCCGGGGCAGGGCAAAAGCTTACATACCGGAATTTATTCAGGGAACGGAAATTTTTTCATTCACAGTCCAAAAAACGGGCATACTGTGCGTGAGGAGTCTATGGAAAAAGCGTACTGGCGAAAATATTTTATTGGAGCGCGCAGGGTTTTATAGGTTCTGACGCAGTGGTGGGCATTTAAAACAGGTTTAACAGGCAATAAACTTGTGGGCTATTCACACTGTCACGAGGTGGCGGTCAGGGATTGCTTAAAGCTCTTTGCATGGGGGGCGAGGATGGATAACACCGGAATTGCAGTTTTTATCATTTGGCTGCGTCCGGTCCGTTTCGGCAGGATTGAACTAAGCGCATAAAAAAAGGAGCTTCTTTTATAGAGAGGCTCCTTTTTTTTGGGGTATATATTGTAGAAGGCTACTGTATAGTGGTGCAGGTCGGGGGTTGAATATGTGCTCCGCTGCCTGCATTACTGAGTCTTTCAATGTAATTTTTAACTTCTTCCTGTTCTCTCCAGCCGGCGTAAAGCTCTTTCCAGTCGGTGAAGCTCATGACAGCAGATTCAAGGTATGTTTCATGGCCTTTAATCCAGAGATTGAAGAGGTACATTTCAAGTTTGAAACTCTTGGAGTCAAATACTTTGGGAACGATTTTAGGGCTGTATTTAGTGCCGTCAAAACGCGCGCCGATGAAGGAGCATACGTTGTTCATGGATTTCTGCTGGTCTATTTCTTCATTGTTGAAAAGATCAAGCAGGCTTTTGAGAGCCGGGTATTCTTTTTCAACCTGTTCGCCCACTTCATCAGGGATTTTGATGGTAAGCTTTTTGCCTTCTTCAAAGACAAAGTAAAATCTCATCCAGTGGTCAAACATGAACACTTCAGATATATCTTCGACAGCTCTATCAAATGCTTTATTTTTAGTCATGGTTTCTCCTCACAGGCTTTTTGCAGAGGCTGTATAAAAGTCTGCCCCGGCGGAAGAACTTTATATGTTCATCATAAGGGCAGTAGTCAAGGGATAAAATTCAGCTCAAAAAAAATAACTTAAAAATTACAAAGAGTTAGATTGTGAAAAAAATATTTTGTGCAGCTTTGTCAACTTTTTTAAAAAAACAGATGCGCTAAGTTCTTTACAAGGTCGATTCTTTTGAGGTAATAAAACCTTCTTTGCAGCATAAAATCGTGCAGCAAGTACGAAAATTTATATTAGGAGGACCTCCGAGATGGGTGGACACAAAAAGATTGAAAGAAAGAAAGAACTTCAGCGTAAACGTCACCGTAGAGCTAAAAGAATTAAAGCTCGTATCGCCGAAGCAAAAGCTGCAGCAGCAAGCTAAGCTATTTTTACTGTCCTGTTTCAGCAGCCGGTAGTATCTCCTTGAATATTTAGGATTATGAACGGTTGGTGAGGCGGTGCAGGATCCCTCATTTTTCAGGGACAGGTCCGCCCGCCTCTCTATTCTGAGGCGGGGCGTACCTTTTTTTTATTGGAGGGAATTATGCCTATTTATGAATACCAATGTCATGAATGCCAGCAGATATTTGAAGAGTGGCAGACAACCTTTGAAGACAAAGAACTTGAATGTGCTGTGTGTGGCGGTTTAGCTACCAAGGTTCTTTCAAATTCTTCTTTCGTCCTTAAAGGTGGAGGATGGTATTCGTCCGGATACTGTAAAACTGACTCCGCTGCCGGTAAATCCAGCAGCTCCGGAGCAGGCAGCAGTTCCGGTGCATCCGCATCCTCGGACTCTGCACCAAAGAGTACTGACAGCGCATAGTGATAATTGATCAAGGCCAGACGGCCCGGTGTTTTCCGGGCCGTTTGTTTTTGTTATCTGCCCCCGGTGTTCATTTCATTTTAATTCTCTGCGGCTTGTCCCTGCTCTATGATTATTATATGATTGGCCTCAATCGTATTTAAAAATAATTTCATTTTCACAACAATTAACCGGAATTGGTAAAATGATTGAAAGATATACCCGTCCCGCTATGGGTGAACTGTGGACTCTGGAAAACCGTTTCAGAGTGTGGCTTGAAGTTGAAGTAGCTGTTTGTGAAGCTTGGCATAAGCTTGGCCGCATTCCTACCGAAGATATGGAAATCATCCGTGAAAAGGCTGATTTCGAACTGGACCGCATTCTTGAGATTGAGGAGAAAACCAAGCACGATGTGATTGCTTTTCTTACCGCAGTTGAAGAGAAAGTAGGACCTTCTGCTCGTTTTATCCATCTTGGATGCACTTCTTCCGATATTGTTGATACTGCAAATGGCGTTCTTTTAAGCCGTGCCGGTAAAATGATTCTGGCCGATCTTGATGAATTTCTGGTCACTCTTAAAGACATGGCACATACTCATCAGGGCAGAATGTGCATGGGCCGTACTCACGGAATCCATGCTGAGCCGACCAGTTTCGGTCTGAAAATGGCTGGGTTCTATGCTGAATTTTCTCGTCACCGTGAGCGCATTGCTGAAGCCGTTAAAAGCGTCAGTGTGGGCAAAATATCCGGCGCTGTCGGAACATATGCTATGCTTGACCCTGAAGTTGAGCGTATTACCTGTGAGCTTTTAGACATTGAAGTTGATCCTATCTCTACTCAGATTGTTCAGCGCGACCGCCATGCAGCTTTCTTTACCTCGCTTGGTCTTCTCGGCGGTGGAATTGAACGTTTGGGGGTTGAACTCAGACATCTGCAAAGAACTGAGGTTCTGGAAGTTGAAGAAGGATTCAGTAAAGGGCAGAAAGGTTCTTCCGCCATGCCGCACAAGAAGAATCCTATTTCCGCTGAAAATCTTTCAGGTCTTTCCAGACTGTTGCGCACCAACGGCCTTGTTGCTATGGAAAACATGCCTCTATGGCATGAGCGCGACATCAGTCATTCTTCTGTTGAGCGGGTGATAATGCCCGATTCCACTATTTTGGCGGATTACATCTTAAGCCGTATGAATGGTGTTATCAAAAGACTCAAGGTCAATGGCGACAATATGGATCGCAACCTGATGGCTTCCTACGGGCTGTTCTACTCTCAGCGGGTTCTGCTTGCTTTGGTGGATTCCGGTCTGGCAAGACAGGAAGCCTATGAGATGGTTCAGAAGGTAGCTATGTTCTGCTGGGAAAATAAAGTGTCCTTCCCTGACGAAGTCCGCAAGGATAAGGCTATTTCCGCTCAGCTTGATGATGGAGCTTTGGATGAAGCTTTTGATATGGGCTACTACACCAGATATGAAGACATGATCTTTAAGCGTGTGTTCGGCGAATAGCCTGAAAACCAATGTTTTGAATTGATTTTTAGCCCGGTTCAGCCATTTCGGCTGGGCCGGGTCTTATTTTTTGCAGGACTTTCAGTTTCATGCTAGTGTCACTGAGAATTGCTATTAGT harbors:
- a CDS encoding RluA family pseudouridine synthase codes for the protein MPAEFVTVTAAESGQKLVRFLERRVGSDVPRSAVMRWIRKGDVRVDKGRRKPFDIVKEGQMVRIPPHQTEATVKTDLSPLEIIYEDDDYLAVNKPAGLPSQGGTGHNDSVADRLLSMYAAAPFKPAPAHRLDRDTSGVLLAGKSYQGQKNLSDMFAGGQGGKYYLTIVRSEWTGDRWEDLYDFMEKSAVKGHEKMIVGTGRKAHSSVFPLQITKERSLLLVKLHTGRTHQIRVQLSSRGAPISGDSKYGGGKGKMKLHCWRIETPWFTAECYPKWNIEIPDNLRVIIE
- a CDS encoding 4Fe-4S dicluster domain-containing protein; translated protein: MLFMTPTVLKNLFSKSSTRMYPVEVREPYERYRGELFNNIDECIFCKKCEIKCPSQCITVTKDKDSGTGTWICDPFACVYCSICVDECPTQSLYMKPVHRAPSAQRDMIEQVGKLKPPKKKKAAKK
- a CDS encoding nickel-dependent hydrogenase large subunit, which codes for MARTIIPFGPQHPVLPEPLHVKLVVEDEIVREAIPALGYVHRGLEKLAEIRDYNQMIQIVERVCGICSNIHSLCYCQGLEEIMGVEVPERAEYLRTIWSELHRMHSHLLWLGLFADAFGFESLFMQFWRIRERIMDINEATTGSRVITSVNVVGGVRQDLTPEMCSWIISEVNTAEKEIQAIQNTILEDYTVCSRTKGVGVLTKEQAYDLGAAGPTLRGSGVASDMRLLKYAAFKNIDFEPIVETSGDCYARSKVRFRETLQSVELVRQAIAGMPQGDIAVKVKGNPEGEVITRVEQPRGECLYYIKGSGKKYLDRVRIRTPTFANVPPLMAMLPNCELADVPVIILSIDPCISCTER
- a CDS encoding NADH-quinone oxidoreductase subunit C, whose product is MIENIKEVTLDTLVGEVTKMKNDGQRFVTYSCTDIGDGNVDILYHFDKDEVIVNLRLTAAMDTPIPSCSGVYFAALLVENELQDQFGLVFEGLALDFGRKLYLDDEITIIPMCNNTKAMTAKK
- a CDS encoding NADH-quinone oxidoreductase subunit B family protein, producing the protein MFKKFIENSRAKSPWIMHFDCGSCNGCDIEVLACLTPMYDIERFGIVNVGNPKHADVLLVTGTVNPRNAKVLRNIYDQMPDPKGVIAIGACGLSGGVFRECYNVLGGIDKVIPVDVYVPGCPAKPEAIIDGVVTALAKFEGLKG
- a CDS encoding respiratory chain complex I subunit 1 family protein: METIILLILGIVIAPVLGGLISGVDRRITARLQSRFGPPILQPFYDVAKLFGKVKVINNFWQVFCAWVYLIAAALSVGLLFAQSDLLLIFFVQAIGAVFLVMGGLASPSPFSQVGAQRELIQVLTYEPLIILVFASIYMVTGSFRIDEILAYDKPLLIQLPLMFIVLGYALTIKLRKSPFDFSTSHHAHQEIVKGVLTEFSGPYLGIIEIAHWYETVFILGICALFWHTSLVGVVLLLASTYFAELLIDNTMARMTWRWMLKYVWSIGLAMSFVNLIWLYAG
- a CDS encoding NADH-quinone oxidoreductase subunit L, with the translated sequence MLPMMLVLAILLPLVAAIGCYFLRVSAIRSLIVLCTGACLAAVSLALLGQGSFTYSPGTILGISWDSLVTLADFALLFVMLYYAFKLKNQLIKVFVILQIIPLAAFELFIVDHAAEVPAIFADSLSLIMVAVISVIGSLICFFAIPYMKEHEEHLHLVKSRQPQFFFFLVLFLGAMNGLVLSNNILWLYFFFEVTTFCSFMLIGHDQTEIAVKNATRALWMNALGGVCFVFGMIWAYAETGSLDLQVIIQSGSMGGAMLIPLGLLCLAGFTKAAQLPFQSWLLGAMVAPTPVSALLHSSTMVKAGVYIVLRLAPAYAGTFLSQGIALCGAFTFLACAAIAISQSNGKKILAYSTISNLGLIICCAGINTAWSITAAIILIIFHAASKALLFLCVGTIEHGIGSRDLEDMHGLYLKMPRTAIITIVGVLTMLLPPFGVLLGKWMAIESASGDMFVITMLALGSALSLVFWARWAGILLTAPLREKVPAESQSILTRLSLTALAGIAVVLSLFSPGIYTKLIEPMVGKTYEITAGVFSSPVGVFAVYPIFMILAAAFIYSWIETKKSVNVQNSQSYMCGANVKEPNVQAFIGPMNVPVDLKASNYYMKEFFGEEKLTLWVNFAALALIVLMLGGAL
- a CDS encoding C40 family peptidase — translated: MKQIWPVLFLICLLFFISGCGKKTVSIPHSRYAQNESGTDVARSVVRSARAQIGKPYRWGGASPDEGFDCSGLVWWVYRRHGFNLPRVSWQQLGFGRSVHRSRMQAGDIVFFRIPGQGKSLHTGIYSGNGNFFIHSPKNGHTVREESMEKAYWRKYFIGARRVL
- a CDS encoding FmdB family zinc ribbon protein, which encodes MPIYEYQCHECQQIFEEWQTTFEDKELECAVCGGLATKVLSNSSFVLKGGGWYSSGYCKTDSAAGKSSSSGAGSSSGASASSDSAPKSTDSA
- the purB gene encoding adenylosuccinate lyase yields the protein MIERYTRPAMGELWTLENRFRVWLEVEVAVCEAWHKLGRIPTEDMEIIREKADFELDRILEIEEKTKHDVIAFLTAVEEKVGPSARFIHLGCTSSDIVDTANGVLLSRAGKMILADLDEFLVTLKDMAHTHQGRMCMGRTHGIHAEPTSFGLKMAGFYAEFSRHRERIAEAVKSVSVGKISGAVGTYAMLDPEVERITCELLDIEVDPISTQIVQRDRHAAFFTSLGLLGGGIERLGVELRHLQRTEVLEVEEGFSKGQKGSSAMPHKKNPISAENLSGLSRLLRTNGLVAMENMPLWHERDISHSSVERVIMPDSTILADYILSRMNGVIKRLKVNGDNMDRNLMASYGLFYSQRVLLALVDSGLARQEAYEMVQKVAMFCWENKVSFPDEVRKDKAISAQLDDGALDEAFDMGYYTRYEDMIFKRVFGE